In Acidobacteriota bacterium, the DNA window GGCCGCTTCGATGCGCTGAATGCATGTATAGTCACTACGACGGCAGCCACGCTCGCGCTATGGTGAAGCTGCCCTGGCGCCTGCTCAAACTCGGGGTCTATCCGGCCTACCGGATCTGGCGCCGGTCACGTGCGAGGAAGTGTCTGAGCGGGGCTCTCGGCTACTCCCATTTCATGATAGGCATGCACCAGCCGCGTATCAGTGGTCAGGTGGAGTACGTACCTCTGGGGATCAACCTGTCTGGTCGCTGCCCTGGTTCGCCCTCTCGGCCGAGGACTCCTCTCCGATTCGGATTCCTGGCAGGTTTCCAACAGACCAAGGGGATCTTACACGTGCTCGAAGCGGCTGCTTCACTCAAGAGAGCAGGTCTCAGCTTCGAACTGCACGTTTGGGGTCCGAACCTCGACAACGGACTCGAGCAAGTCGCTAAGCACGGGCTTGAGGACCGAGTCTTCCTTCGAGGGATGTACGCGCCTGACGAGCTTTGGAATGTCTACTCGGAGATCGACGTTGCGTTGATGGCAACGACTGTGTGCGAACCACTCGGTCGCATTCCGCTCGAGGCCGCTGCGGCGGGGGCTACAACCATCGCGCCCGCAATCGGCGGGATCACCGAAACGATCCGGGACGGAGTGGACGGACTGTTGTACGAGTTCCGCGACCCGAGCGAACTCGAGCGCCAGATGCGCCGCGTGCTGGAAGAGCCCGGACTGGTGCGCCGACTTATGGATAACTTGCGTCCCGTGCTGGATACGCGAGACAGAGTCGGAGCTGTCGAGCAGTTCTATTTTCAGGTACTGGGGATCAGGAGTGAGTCCCTTGCCGCTGTTACGATTTGACAGGTCAGCAATCAGCCTCCGGGTATTCCACGGTCCCGAAGGGCAACACCGGGATCAGCCGCAGTAACGCCCCGGGAAGGAACCAGGAATGAAAGTAGTGATCCTCTGCGGAGGTCAGGGTACTCGTCTCCGTGAAGAAACTGAAGTCCGGCCAAAACCGATGGTCGAAATCGGTAGCCGCCCGATCCTTTGGCACATAATGAAGCTCTACGCTCATCACGGACTCAACGAGTTCGTGCTATGTCTGGGATACAAGGGTTACATCATCAAAGACTTCTTCCTGAACTACGAAGCGCGGATGAAAGACGTCACCGTGCGGCTGGGCAATCTTCCGGCCGTCAAGTTTCACAACGGCCACGACGAGGACGGATGGACGGTGACGCTTGCGGAGACGGGAGACGCGGCGATGACCGGCGCCCGCCTTCACCGGGTGCGCCGGTATGTGGATCGCGGGCCCTTCTGCCTGACCTACGGTGACGGGCTGGGTGATGTGAACATCACTGAGTTGCTTCGGTTCCATCGCTCGCACGGCAAGCTTGGCACAGTGACCGGCGTGCGTCCGCCGGGCCGGTTCGGCGAACTGGAGCTTAAGGACGGCAAGGTGGAGGCCTTCGCCGAAAAACCACAGGCGACCGAAGGATGCATCAACGGCGGCTTCTTTGTTTTCGAGCCCGAGTTCGTCGATCGTTATCTCGAGGACCGAGATGACCTAACGCTCGAAAGCGAGCCGCTTCAACGGCTGGCAGCCGATGGTGAGTTGATGGTCTATCGGCATGACGGCTTCTGGCAGCCGATGGATACCTATCGAGAATGGAAGCTGCTGCAAGATATGTGGGACACAGGCCGAGCGCCCTGGAAGGTATGGGAGTGAGCAACGAAACGAAAACATTCTGGCGAGAGCGACCGGTCCTGGTTACTGGATCTACTGGCCTGCTTGGGAGCTGGCTGACAAAAGCCCTGATTGAGCGCGGGGCTTTTGTCGTCGCGCTCATACGCGATTGGGTGCCCGAGAACGAGTTGTTTCGCTCCGGTATGCTCGAACGAGTCTGCGTGGTGCGCGGAGATATTTGCGATCGTGACACAGTCGAGCGCGCGCTGGGCGAGTACGAGATCGACACAGTGTTTCACCTCGCGGCGCAAACAATAGTCGGCATCGCCAACCGGAACCCCATCAGCACGTTCGAGTCGAATATAGGCGGAACGTGGTCCGTGCTCGAAGCCTGCCGGCGCGCGCCCACCGTTCAACAGATCATTGTAGCTTCTTCCGACAAGGCGTACGGCAGTCACGAGCGATTACCTTACTCCGAAGACGCTGCGCTCCAGGGAAGGCATCCCTACGACGTTAGCAAGTCGTGCGCGGACCTGATCGCCCAAAGCTACGCGACGACCTTCGGCTTGCCGGTCTGCGTCACGCGGTGTGGAAACCTTTACGGCGGCGGCGATTTGAACTGGAATCGAATAGTGCCGGGCACGATAAGATCGGCATTGCACGGCGAGCGCCCGGTGATTCGCAGTGATGGTAGCTTCATTCGCGATTACTTTTATGTAGAAGACGGGGCGCTTGCTTACTTGATGCTGGCGGAACAACTGGCAGCGCGCCGCGAGCTTGGAGGCGAGGCGTTCAACTTCAGCAATGAGATTCAGGTGACGGTGCTCGAGCTGGCTCAAATGGTTCTGCGTTTGATCGGGCGTGAAGACCTCGAGCTGGACGTCCGAGGTGAAGCAAGCAACGAGATCACGCATCAATACCTCGACGCTACAAAAGCCCGCGCCTCGCTCGGGTGGCAGCCTCGCTACACCCTCGAAGAAGGCGTCACTCGAACTATCCTGTGGTATCGCGATTTTCTGAGAACGCAGGCGTCTCGCCCGCAGACGTTCCGATGACGTGACCGATGTCAGATTTATCCTGTCTTGAAA includes these proteins:
- a CDS encoding glycosyltransferase — translated: MRIWQVAETYPPGYGGGAAIYIQDVSRALAQRGHDVRVLCTENSDNKPYSVRTDYDGAVRVDRVNLPYFKTRDPDGWQLGLAGWRGHERRISGVVSSLLADWRPDIVHYSTARPLGEECLITIHREGVPIVGFVHEAWLICTRLMLLRSPTSEPCPGPRPLRCAECMYSHYDGSHARAMVKLPWRLLKLGVYPAYRIWRRSRARKCLSGALGYSHFMIGMHQPRISGQVEYVPLGINLSGRCPGSPSRPRTPLRFGFLAGFQQTKGILHVLEAAASLKRAGLSFELHVWGPNLDNGLEQVAKHGLEDRVFLRGMYAPDELWNVYSEIDVALMATTVCEPLGRIPLEAAAAGATTIAPAIGGITETIRDGVDGLLYEFRDPSELERQMRRVLEEPGLVRRLMDNLRPVLDTRDRVGAVEQFYFQVLGIRSESLAAVTI
- a CDS encoding GDP-mannose 4,6-dehydratase, which gives rise to MGVSNETKTFWRERPVLVTGSTGLLGSWLTKALIERGAFVVALIRDWVPENELFRSGMLERVCVVRGDICDRDTVERALGEYEIDTVFHLAAQTIVGIANRNPISTFESNIGGTWSVLEACRRAPTVQQIIVASSDKAYGSHERLPYSEDAALQGRHPYDVSKSCADLIAQSYATTFGLPVCVTRCGNLYGGGDLNWNRIVPGTIRSALHGERPVIRSDGSFIRDYFYVEDGALAYLMLAEQLAARRELGGEAFNFSNEIQVTVLELAQMVLRLIGREDLELDVRGEASNEITHQYLDATKARASLGWQPRYTLEEGVTRTILWYRDFLRTQASRPQTFR
- the rfbF gene encoding glucose-1-phosphate cytidylyltransferase, with amino-acid sequence MKVVILCGGQGTRLREETEVRPKPMVEIGSRPILWHIMKLYAHHGLNEFVLCLGYKGYIIKDFFLNYEARMKDVTVRLGNLPAVKFHNGHDEDGWTVTLAETGDAAMTGARLHRVRRYVDRGPFCLTYGDGLGDVNITELLRFHRSHGKLGTVTGVRPPGRFGELELKDGKVEAFAEKPQATEGCINGGFFVFEPEFVDRYLEDRDDLTLESEPLQRLAADGELMVYRHDGFWQPMDTYREWKLLQDMWDTGRAPWKVWE